The DNA region ATTCCACTTTCCTAGATAGTTTCCTAGAACTTGAGTCCTGATTCCAACTTAGTTGTCGATtaatatcccagaactttgtCCTGAATTTTAACTGTACACAGTAATCTAAATGTTCTCTATTTCTGAAGGAGTCTCCTCCACAGAATCTGTGCAGTGCAACTGCCTTTCTGGTACAGATAACTATAGTATTAATAAAATAGATACTGCTTCCATCTCTCTATCACACCCATTCTCACTGTGCACAATCTTTGAAGTGTCCCAAGCGAAATATCAAATCTTGCATATAGATACAATAAAGTAAAAATTACCTTGTTTGCCGCTTCCAGAGAGTGAATGAGGGTTTGTAATTCTTCTTTGTCCATTTCAATGGAAACTGGCTTCACCACTCCATTTTCTTTCACATCAAGGTCAAGATTTAGCAGTGGCGTTTGAAGAAAGGCAATCTTATCACTTGATAGAGGCAACTATATTAATAAAAGCAAGAGAACTCTATAAAATTTAAAGATCTGAATCTTCCCTTTGGTTTTATTCAGTAGATAGAATTTAAAATATTAATCTTAACTCATACAGAAAAAGAATTGATCACCGATATTCTGTACATGCATATTCCTATTTAAATATTCAAAACATTTCATACAGTTTGCATAGAACTTGCACTACTTCAGTATAATTGTCTATTTAAAAAGGTTCCAGCTGTCTAAAGGTCACAATTCCTTATGAATATTAAACAAAAGATATACTAGTCACCTATATTTAACTaacttaaaaaattaaaatgtctaGTATTTGTTTTACTTTATAATAAAGCAATAAGCTTTACGGGAGTATTAAAGTAGCCCAAAGTTGGGTAGAAAAGTAATTTTACTATTAAAAAATCATATTACAAACCATTTAGGCTgcttgaaattgaagataaagaATCCTGTCAGGGAATGAGATgacagtttagagtcaaccacgtGGCCATGGGTCTAGAGTGGCAACTAGATCAGACCAGGGCCAGGACAGTAGACTCCCTTCTCTAAAAGGTCATTAGAAATACTCGAGCTTTTACAACAAATGTTGGTGGTTTCAAGACCACTGTTACTCTGACCAGCTTTCAATTTCAGATTCTACTCATTgagattaaattccacctgctgcCATTGTAAGATTTGAACACGTCCCCAGATCTTTAGACTGGGCCTCTATACTACAACAGATATCAAATTCTGCTTCTTTCAACACAGATACTGACGAGTATGAAGAATTTGTCCAGCAGTTTTGTTTTCTATTAAACATTTTGAGGCGTTGCACAAGTTGTACACTGTAATATACATTTGGATAGGCAGCATATAAGGGAAGAAGAGAGCCGAGAATAGACTCTTAGAGACATTGGAACAATCTATGGAGTGAAATATTGCCTTATGATCAAACAAATGAAGGCTCAAAAAAAAGGGAAGGACAGCATATTTGCCTCCATGTCAAAGTTGAAAGTTCAAATCCCTGAAGAGAGACATCTGTTAACAATCTAGGATGACATTTCAGTGCCATAACAATGGACTGCTGCATTTTTTGTGGTGCCATCTTTTAGATGCAATCAGGCCTTAAGTATCCTCTCAGGTGAACGCAAGAGACCCTCAAGCACTATTCCAAGAAGAGCAAGCGGGCACGCATGGTGTTCTAATGAACAGCTCTTCCTCAAAGAACATGCAAAGCAAATTATTTGGTCATCAAATATTGTTTGATTGAGTAAGAAGTTTGAGACATTTTAAACACTGCAACATTGACTATACTAATTTGTTATCAAGAAAAATGTAACATAAATTCAAATCTTTAACTTCAGAGAAGTAATGCTGGAAGTAATGTTGTGACTAACCCTGCTAAAGGTCATAGAGAGCGAGTAGGATAATGCAGAGTTAGAGAACATTGTTTACACTTTGGTTAGGGAAGCAATTTAAACACCAGGTTAAAATTTAGATTTCCTGTAATGAATGCAATTCTACTGACACATTATTGTGGTGACTGATGGTGGggaaatattagttttaaaacatcGATAGGACATGAATCTCTATACCTTCAGCTGCCAATCAAAGTCCTGTAGATAAGCAGATGACACAGCATTTGTTTTCTCAATTAAGGCTGACTGCAGCTCATCCTTTCTTGCTTTTAAACAGTTAAGTACTGCTTCTTGATGAGGTGCACTCAATCCATCCAACAGCTGAAGAATCTTAACAAAAACACAAGTTCAGTCTATTTTATTATGTAAAAGAGGGCTTTTGTCCATTGTATTTAAGTTACAAACACTTTTAGTATGTGCATAGAATGTTTTCAAGAATTGTATAACTTTAGTAGCACCTATAAACACACAGGTTAAAGATGTACCAGATATAAAACATGTTTGAAGCGACTCAGTGACTAAAAATGACTTTCATGTCTTCTGAATGTGAAAATTGAGATTCACAAGTTTCCTGTAAACTCAAAACTGTTTTATGAACAAGAAATTCAAATTATTTAACTTGTTCACTGGATGTAGACGTCCCTAGCTTGATCAGCAGTTAATGGCCATACCAAATTGTTCTTGAGAAGGTCATGGTTAGCCACCTTGAACTGGTGCAGTTCATGTGGCATAGGCACACCTACAGTGCTGTTAGAAAgaaaattccagaattttaactCATGACAGAGAAGCAAttacaatatagttccaagtcaggatggtgtgtgacttaaAGGGGTACTTGCAATTGGTGAAGCTCCCTGCTTCTGCTATTGTGGTTTTtctaggtggtagaagttgcaatATTGGAAGATGTTGTCAAAAGTGCCTTGATAAGTTGCTGGATTGCAACTTGTTGCACAGTGTGTTATAACTACATCAGTGGTGGAAGGATGAATATTTGTGGTAGTGACTGGGTTTGCCAATTAAGCAAACTGCTCCACTCTAGATTGTATTGAGCTGCTTAAGTACTTTGGAAACTGCACTAATCCAGTACTGGCAGTTATCTTTCAGTCATTATTTAACttatgcattctccatggcaatgtctCTGCCAGAATCCACTTGTCAATCAGCACGGATGCCTCATAGTATTAAATGTGTTCTCCTTTTACATTGGTATTCCCGGGAATTGTCCTGAGTACAAGACAAAAAGCAGAGACAAAATATGTTTATCTAAAATACTCAAAGCTCTGTAATACTAATTCCAGTATCTATTAAAGTTGATGCACTCTATTCTAAAATGTGCTGTGCAGAAACAATTCTCAATTTGGACCAAAAACATTAAAGTTCAACAAATTCTAAAACCAACCAACCTCTTCATCTGGTAAATGCTTTCCACTGGCATGTTTCACAAAGGTCGAGGCTTCCTCGAGGACCTCCATCCATTCTATCAGACTCCAAATATTTCCATAATCCCGGAATCGAGGAAGTGCACGTCCACAAATACCATCAATTACTCTGTGAATGAACTACAGAAGAAAAttccttttcagactggagacctgtgacccgtggtgtgccacaaggatcagtgctgggtccactgcttttcgtcatttatataaatgagttggatgtgaacataggagttatggttaggaagtttgcagttgacaccaaaggttacctcagagtacaagaggatcttgatcagatgggacaataGGCCAAgtagtggcagaaggagtttaactTAAATCGATgtgaggtgccgcattttggaaagacaaatcagggtgggacttatacacttaatggtaagggatagggaagtgttgctgaatgaagttccctgaaagtggagtcacaggtagacaggatagcgaAGATGACATTTGGTATGCCTGTCTTTACTGGTCAGTGTaatcagtataggagttgggatgtcatgtttcagctgtGCAGGGTATTGGTTAcatcacttttagaatactgcaggcaattctggtctccctcctataggaaggatgttgtgaaacttgacaggcttcagaaaagatttacaaggatgttgccagagatggagggtttgaactatagttAGAGGCTGTAATAGaatgggctattttccctggagtgttggaggttgggAGGGGTTACCTtagaggggtttataaaatcacgacgGGCATGGATGGCATAAATAGATAAGATCTTTcccttggggttggggagtccaaaactggacggcataggtttaaggtgagagggaaaagatttaaaa from Chiloscyllium punctatum isolate Juve2018m chromosome 1, sChiPun1.3, whole genome shotgun sequence includes:
- the commd8 gene encoding COMM domain-containing protein 8 isoform X1; the protein is MDSPTVERAATLPLLAKLVAEECPRFIHRVIDGICGRALPRFRDYGNIWSLIEWMEVLEEASTFVKHASGKHLPDEEILQLLDGLSAPHQEAVLNCLKARKDELQSALIEKTNAVSSAYLQDFDWQLKLPLSSDKIAFLQTPLLNLDLDVKENGVVKPVSIEMDKEELQTLIHSLEAANKNITDSIYKTASGKHAGNFNYSPHLTGNYGDQMDHWCSVPPNVFIDFNREENQLE
- the commd8 gene encoding COMM domain-containing protein 8 isoform X3, with amino-acid sequence MDSPTVERAATLPLLAKLVAEECPRFIHRVIDGICGRALPRFRDYGNIWSLIEWMEVLEEASTFVKHASGKHLPDEEILQLLDGLSAPHQEAVLNCLKARKDELQSALIEKTNAVSSAYLQDFDWQLKLPLSSDKIAFLQTPLLNLDLDVKENGVVKPVSIEMDKEELQTLIHSLEAANKVVLQIK
- the commd8 gene encoding COMM domain-containing protein 8 isoform X2, whose amino-acid sequence is MDSPTVERAATLPLLAKLVAEECPRFIHRVIDGICGRALPRFRDYGNIWSLIEWMEVLEEASTFVKHASGKHLPDEEILQLLDGLSAPHQEAVLNCLKARKDELQSALIEKTNAVSSAYLQDFDWQLKLPLSSDKIAFLQTPLLNLDLDVKENGVVKPVSIEMDKEELQTLIHSLEAANKLLSWQVVLQIK